Proteins from one Desulfonema limicola genomic window:
- a CDS encoding type II toxin-antitoxin system VapC family toxin, translated as MTTNYIITELVALMTSPLRLQHQIIVEFINSMKLSLQVEIIHIDPVLDEQAWHLLTKRSDKEWSLVVMQKLGITESLTTDHHFEQAGFIRLLK; from the coding sequence GTGACAACAAATTATATTATTACTGAACTTGTTGCACTTATGACAAGCCCTTTGCGCCTTCAGCATCAGATTATTGTTGAATTTATCAACAGTATGAAGCTTTCACTACAAGTTGAAATTATTCATATTGATCCTGTTCTTGATGAACAAGCATGGCATTTGCTAACAAAGCGATCAGATAAAGAATGGAGTCTTGTTGTAATGCAAAAACTTGGAATAACAGAATCTTTGACAACAGATCATCATTTTGAGCAGGCTGGTTTTATACGTTTATTGAAATAA
- the yhdJ gene encoding adenine-specific DNA-methyltransferase, with amino-acid sequence MNICQNEDHTIIHGDAIEALSGCIPDNSVNLIFADPPYNIGKNFNGRKDKWPNEKEYLNWCYKWIDLCINKLKSDGSFYLMASTQSMPYFDMYLRKKMEILSRIVWAYDSSGVQAKKYFGSLYEPILFCVKDKKNYTFNAQDILVEAKTGAKRNLIDYRGEKPKPYNTKKVPGNVWNFPRVRYRMEEYEKHPTQKPVAVIERIIIASSNPGDIVLDPFSGTFTTSYVAKKYNRKSIGVEAEEEYVKIGLRRMQIQSHYKGEKLQRELKTYERKNYPSEHQLLIFSKKENYGTSVHQ; translated from the coding sequence ATGAATATATGTCAAAATGAAGATCATACAATAATTCACGGTGATGCCATAGAAGCCTTATCTGGTTGCATCCCTGACAATTCAGTAAATTTGATCTTTGCTGATCCTCCATATAATATTGGCAAAAATTTTAATGGCAGAAAAGATAAGTGGCCTAATGAAAAGGAATATTTGAACTGGTGTTACAAATGGATTGATTTATGTATAAATAAATTAAAATCTGACGGCAGTTTTTATTTAATGGCTTCAACCCAATCAATGCCGTATTTTGATATGTACTTAAGAAAAAAAATGGAAATTCTTTCCAGAATAGTATGGGCTTATGACAGTTCAGGTGTACAGGCAAAAAAATATTTTGGTTCTCTTTATGAACCGATTCTTTTTTGTGTAAAAGACAAGAAAAATTATACTTTCAATGCTCAGGACATTTTAGTGGAAGCAAAAACAGGAGCAAAAAGAAACCTGATTGATTACAGGGGAGAAAAACCAAAGCCCTATAATACAAAAAAAGTTCCTGGAAATGTATGGAATTTTCCCAGAGTAAGATACAGAATGGAAGAATATGAAAAGCATCCCACACAGAAACCTGTTGCTGTAATAGAAAGAATAATCATAGCAAGCTCAAACCCGGGAGACATAGTATTGGATCCTTTTTCAGGAACATTTACAACCTCATATGTTGCGAAAAAATACAACAGAAAAAGTATCGGCGTTGAAGCTGAAGAAGAATATGTAAAAATCGGTTTAAGGCGTATGCAGATACAATCTCATTATAAAGGAGAAAAACTGCAAAGAGAACTGAAAACCTATGAACGTAAAAATTATCCATCCGAACATCAATTGTTAATATTTTCAAAGAAAGAGAATTATGGAACATCAGTTCACCAGTAA